The Sulfurospirillum halorespirans DSM 13726 genome has a window encoding:
- a CDS encoding 30S ribosomal protein S1, with product MVNEANKAVHTDAVDEHEEMDFAAMLEESFKDSERDALINGVVVAIKEDVILVDVGKKSEGRLNASEVTDENGNITCKVGDVIAVVITGFRNERPAVSHKKALRKGHIKSFIAEYKEEDDVVLDVKITGKNKGGFIAENTEGIEFFLPRSQAAVKDMNALLGKSLKVKIIKIDTDTESIIISRKKFLDDERKKRKEIVQELIDRDEVVEGTIKKITTYGMFVDVGGIDGLVHYSEISYKGPVNPGTLYKEGEVIPVKAIKYDKDKRHLSLSVKAAMPDPWDEIKDELETGDSIQVTISNIEPYGAFVDLGNDIEGFLHISEISWDKNIKHPRDYIEEGQVVDVEVIEIDAKERRLRVSLKNVLPKPFDDFMKKFKVGDVVKGAITTITNFGAFVKIGGIEGLLHNEDASWDRNNKCKELFAVADEVEVKIVKIDEENEKVSLSKKELEDSPIQKYAKSHENGDIVHGKIRDIKEFGIFVELEENVDALIRKEDLGQVNEADLKIGDEIEAAITFIDDKKNRIRLSVRRLSKLKEREALKEINKEEKMTLGDILKDQLK from the coding sequence ATGGTAAATGAGGCGAACAAAGCTGTTCATACTGACGCCGTAGACGAACATGAGGAGATGGATTTTGCGGCTATGTTGGAAGAGTCTTTCAAAGATTCTGAGAGAGATGCACTCATCAATGGTGTTGTTGTAGCGATCAAAGAAGATGTTATCTTAGTTGATGTGGGTAAGAAGTCTGAAGGACGTCTAAACGCATCTGAGGTTACAGATGAAAATGGTAACATAACATGCAAAGTGGGAGATGTCATCGCTGTAGTTATTACAGGATTCAGAAACGAAAGACCAGCGGTTTCGCACAAAAAGGCCCTTCGTAAAGGTCATATTAAATCATTTATCGCTGAATATAAAGAAGAAGACGATGTGGTTCTTGATGTTAAAATCACGGGTAAAAACAAAGGTGGATTTATCGCTGAGAACACTGAAGGTATTGAATTTTTCCTTCCACGTTCACAAGCAGCGGTCAAAGATATGAACGCACTTTTAGGTAAATCACTTAAAGTTAAAATCATCAAAATTGACACCGACACAGAATCAATCATCATTTCTCGCAAAAAATTCCTTGATGACGAGCGCAAAAAACGCAAAGAAATCGTTCAAGAGTTGATCGACCGTGACGAAGTGGTAGAAGGAACGATTAAAAAAATTACAACCTACGGTATGTTTGTTGATGTGGGTGGTATTGATGGTTTGGTTCACTACAGTGAGATCAGCTACAAAGGCCCTGTAAACCCTGGTACGCTCTACAAAGAGGGTGAAGTGATTCCTGTTAAAGCGATCAAATACGACAAAGACAAACGTCATCTTTCTCTCTCCGTCAAAGCGGCGATGCCTGATCCTTGGGATGAGATCAAAGATGAGTTAGAAACAGGTGATTCGATTCAAGTTACGATTAGCAATATTGAACCATATGGTGCCTTTGTTGATCTTGGTAATGACATCGAAGGTTTCCTTCACATCTCTGAAATTTCATGGGATAAAAACATCAAACACCCACGCGATTACATCGAAGAGGGACAAGTGGTTGATGTTGAAGTCATTGAAATTGATGCTAAAGAGAGAAGACTTAGAGTTTCTCTTAAAAACGTACTTCCAAAACCATTTGATGATTTTATGAAAAAATTCAAAGTGGGTGATGTGGTTAAAGGTGCTATTACGACCATTACAAACTTTGGTGCATTTGTTAAAATCGGTGGAATCGAAGGTCTTTTACACAATGAAGATGCCTCTTGGGATCGTAATAACAAATGTAAAGAGCTTTTCGCTGTAGCGGATGAAGTTGAAGTGAAGATTGTTAAAATTGACGAAGAGAATGAAAAAGTATCTCTCAGCAAAAAAGAGCTTGAAGATAGCCCAATCCAAAAATACGCAAAATCACACGAGAACGGCGACATCGTTCATGGTAAAATCAGAGATATTAAAGAGTTTGGTATCTTTGTTGAGCTTGAAGAGAATGTTGATGCGTTGATTCGTAAAGAAGATTTGGGTCAAGTGAATGAAGCTGATCTTAAAATTGGTGATGAAATCGAAGCTGCCATTACCTTTATTGATGACAAGAAAAACCGCATTCGTCTCTCCGTAAGACGTCTTTCAAAACTGAAAGAGAGAGAAGCGCTTAAAGAGATCAATAAAGAAGAGAAGATGACACTTGGGGACATCCTTAAAGACCAATTGAAATAA